One Halostagnicola kamekurae DNA segment encodes these proteins:
- the alaS gene encoding alanine--tRNA ligase: MSELEEEYRLEYFEEEGFERKTCSECGAHFWTRDHERETCGEPPCAEYDFIGSPGFEQEYSLEEMREAFLSFFEDHDHERIDPYPVAANRWRDDVLLTQASIYDFQPLITSGQTPPPANPLTISQPCIRMQDIDNVGKTGRHTMAFEMMAHHAFNAREDIDDPEQYAYQGEVYWKDQTVQYCDELLESLGADIEDVTYIEDPWVGGGNAGPAIEVIYRGLELATLVFMCMEQDPDGEYELKDGNRYSYMDTYVVDTGYGLERWTWMSQGTSTVYQAIYPEMIDFLTENAGLEHTEREEEIIARASRLSGQLDIDDVDDVEAARDEIADTLDIPTDELRDLLEPLETIYAIADHCRTLAYMLGDGIVPSNVGTGYLTRMVLRRTKRLCDTVGVDAPLDELVDMQAERLEYENRDTIRDIVRTEVEKYRETLDRGGRRVETLAEEYAKKGEPIPTDELIELYDSHGIQPDMVEEIAAEAGAEVDVPDDFYSLVADRHDTAEAGLEAGGDEDSRFSDLPETEKLYYDDQQRTQFEAVVLDVFERENGYDIVLDQTMFYPEGGGQPADTGTISTDDATVEIRDVQVEDGVIFHRSDEKLGKGEFVNGQIDGPRRRQLMRQHTATHIVVHAARQVLGEHIRQAGAQKGVDSSRIDVRHYDRISREEVKRIEHLANEMVMDNIAVTQEWPHRNEAEAEHGFDLYQGGIPPGTNIRLIQVGEDIQACGGTHVARTGDIGAIKVLNTERVQDGVERLVFAAGEAAIDSTQAKEDALYEAAETLDVTPQNVPETAARFFEEWKARGKQIEDLKEQLAAARAGGGGGGEEVEIGETTAVVQRIDADMDELRATANALVEDGSVAVLGSGQSGAQFVVAVPDDVPVNAGEVVGELASKVGGGGGGPPDFAQGGGPDEAALEDALEDAPDVLRRVLNA; the protein is encoded by the coding sequence ATGAGCGAACTGGAGGAAGAATACCGCCTCGAGTACTTCGAGGAGGAGGGCTTCGAGCGAAAGACGTGCTCGGAGTGTGGCGCGCACTTCTGGACGCGCGATCACGAGCGGGAGACCTGCGGCGAACCCCCGTGTGCCGAGTACGACTTCATCGGGAGCCCCGGCTTCGAGCAGGAGTACAGCCTCGAGGAGATGCGGGAGGCCTTCCTCTCCTTTTTCGAGGACCACGACCACGAGCGCATCGACCCCTATCCAGTCGCGGCGAATCGCTGGCGCGACGACGTGTTGTTGACTCAGGCGTCGATCTACGACTTCCAGCCGCTGATCACGAGCGGCCAGACGCCGCCGCCGGCGAACCCGCTGACGATCTCCCAGCCCTGCATCCGGATGCAGGACATCGACAACGTCGGCAAGACGGGTCGCCACACGATGGCCTTCGAGATGATGGCCCACCACGCGTTCAACGCGCGCGAAGACATCGACGACCCCGAGCAGTACGCCTATCAGGGTGAGGTCTACTGGAAGGACCAGACGGTCCAGTACTGCGACGAACTGCTCGAGTCGCTTGGCGCGGACATCGAGGATGTCACCTACATCGAGGATCCCTGGGTCGGCGGCGGCAACGCCGGCCCCGCCATCGAAGTCATCTATCGCGGCCTCGAGCTGGCGACGCTGGTCTTCATGTGCATGGAGCAAGACCCCGACGGCGAGTACGAACTCAAAGACGGGAACCGCTACTCCTACATGGACACCTACGTCGTGGACACGGGCTACGGGTTAGAGCGCTGGACCTGGATGAGCCAGGGGACGTCGACGGTCTACCAGGCGATCTACCCCGAGATGATCGACTTCCTCACCGAGAACGCCGGCCTCGAGCACACCGAGCGCGAGGAGGAGATCATCGCCCGCGCCTCGCGGCTCTCGGGCCAACTCGACATCGACGACGTCGACGACGTGGAAGCCGCGCGAGACGAAATCGCCGACACGCTCGACATTCCGACCGACGAGCTTCGGGACCTGCTGGAACCGCTGGAGACGATCTACGCCATCGCGGACCACTGCCGGACGCTCGCGTACATGCTCGGCGACGGCATCGTCCCCTCGAACGTCGGTACGGGGTATCTCACCCGGATGGTACTTCGGCGCACCAAGCGACTCTGTGACACCGTCGGCGTCGACGCGCCGCTCGACGAACTCGTCGACATGCAGGCCGAGCGCCTCGAGTACGAGAACCGCGATACGATCCGCGACATCGTCCGAACGGAAGTCGAGAAGTATCGCGAAACGCTCGATCGCGGCGGCCGACGGGTCGAAACGCTCGCCGAGGAGTACGCGAAGAAGGGCGAACCGATCCCGACCGACGAACTGATCGAACTCTACGACTCCCACGGCATTCAGCCCGACATGGTCGAGGAGATCGCCGCGGAGGCCGGTGCCGAGGTCGACGTCCCGGACGACTTCTACAGCCTCGTCGCCGATCGACACGATACGGCAGAGGCCGGACTCGAGGCAGGTGGCGACGAGGATTCCCGCTTTTCGGATCTGCCCGAGACGGAGAAGCTCTACTACGACGACCAGCAGCGGACCCAGTTCGAAGCCGTCGTGCTCGACGTGTTCGAGCGCGAGAACGGGTACGACATCGTTCTCGATCAGACGATGTTCTACCCCGAAGGCGGCGGGCAGCCGGCCGATACGGGAACGATCTCGACGGACGACGCGACCGTCGAGATTCGGGACGTCCAGGTCGAGGACGGGGTCATCTTCCACCGGTCCGACGAGAAACTCGGGAAAGGCGAGTTCGTCAACGGCCAGATCGACGGCCCCCGACGCCGACAGCTCATGCGCCAGCACACGGCGACCCACATCGTCGTCCACGCCGCCAGACAGGTACTCGGCGAGCACATCCGACAGGCCGGCGCACAGAAGGGCGTCGACTCCTCCCGAATCGACGTTCGCCACTACGATCGAATCTCCCGCGAGGAGGTCAAACGAATCGAACACCTCGCGAACGAGATGGTGATGGACAACATCGCGGTGACCCAGGAGTGGCCCCACCGAAACGAGGCCGAGGCCGAACACGGCTTCGACCTCTATCAGGGCGGCATCCCGCCGGGGACGAACATTCGCTTGATCCAGGTCGGCGAGGACATCCAGGCCTGTGGTGGCACCCACGTCGCCAGAACCGGCGATATCGGCGCGATCAAGGTCCTCAACACCGAACGCGTCCAGGATGGCGTCGAGCGACTCGTCTTCGCCGCCGGCGAGGCGGCCATCGACTCGACCCAGGCGAAAGAAGACGCGCTCTACGAGGCCGCAGAGACCCTCGACGTGACGCCCCAGAACGTCCCCGAGACCGCGGCGCGGTTCTTCGAGGAGTGGAAAGCGCGCGGCAAACAGATCGAGGACCTCAAAGAACAGCTCGCCGCGGCCCGCGCCGGCGGCGGTGGTGGCGGCGAGGAGGTCGAAATCGGCGAAACGACCGCCGTCGTCCAGCGAATCGACGCGGACATGGACGAACTTCGGGCCACCGCGAACGCGCTCGTCGAGGACGGGTCGGTCGCCGTGCTGGGCTCGGGCCAGAGCGGTGCCCAGTTCGTCGTCGCCGTGCCCGACGACGTTCCCGTCAACGCCGGCGAGGTCGTCGGCGAACTCGCGAGCAAGGTCGGCGGCGGCGGCGGCGGCCCGCCGGATTTCGCACAGGGTGGCGGTCCGGACGAGGCGGCCCTCGAGGACGCTCTCGAGGACGCGCCCGACGTGCTCCGGCGCGTGTTGAACGCCTGA
- a CDS encoding DUF6159 family protein, whose amino-acid sequence MYGSNAQTAAEAEIRTLATDGTDSLEREVDSSASGGDRRTIGESAAHNGGDPRMSLRERLGTGFQLAGASAAVLRANPRLAVYPLVGGLATVAYLATVFGGFVAIGGSESLALVIGLLVGAYAGSMFLVSVSVAALVWASRETFAGRTPSATAAFRAAGSHLRALLVWSILSAFVGIALQALEESSEIVGVILSALLSTGWLALTYFVIPVVVLEDAGPTTMIQESGRIIRDTWGETLGSEFGVGFVTALLLVPGLVLGVALYFLVPGESALLVAVIGGGLVVCVGMLVGYTLGAIAKTALYVFACTGTMPGEFDESALADDADPS is encoded by the coding sequence GTGTATGGCTCGAACGCTCAGACGGCGGCGGAAGCCGAGATTCGGACGCTGGCGACCGACGGAACGGACTCGCTCGAGCGCGAGGTCGACTCGAGTGCCAGCGGAGGCGATCGTCGAACGATCGGCGAGAGCGCCGCCCACAACGGTGGTGATCCACGAATGAGTCTCCGCGAGCGCCTCGGAACCGGCTTTCAACTCGCCGGTGCCAGTGCGGCAGTGCTTCGAGCGAACCCCCGTCTCGCGGTTTATCCCCTCGTGGGCGGCCTCGCGACCGTCGCGTATCTCGCCACCGTCTTCGGCGGATTCGTCGCGATCGGCGGCTCGGAGTCGCTCGCGCTCGTGATCGGACTGCTGGTTGGTGCCTACGCCGGCTCGATGTTTCTCGTCTCCGTCAGCGTTGCCGCGCTCGTCTGGGCGAGCAGGGAAACGTTCGCCGGGCGGACGCCCTCGGCGACCGCCGCGTTCCGCGCCGCCGGCTCCCATCTCCGGGCGCTTTTGGTCTGGTCGATCCTGAGCGCGTTCGTCGGTATCGCGCTGCAGGCGCTCGAGGAATCGAGCGAGATCGTCGGCGTCATCCTCTCCGCGCTGCTTAGCACCGGATGGCTCGCGCTGACGTACTTCGTCATCCCGGTGGTCGTCCTCGAGGACGCCGGGCCGACTACGATGATACAGGAGAGCGGCCGGATAATCCGCGACACGTGGGGCGAAACCCTCGGATCGGAGTTCGGCGTCGGGTTCGTCACCGCTCTGTTGCTCGTTCCGGGACTGGTGCTCGGCGTCGCGTTGTACTTCCTCGTCCCCGGCGAATCCGCGCTTCTGGTCGCCGTCATCGGCGGCGGGCTGGTCGTCTGCGTCGGCATGCTCGTCGGCTACACGCTCGGTGCGATCGCGAAAACGGCGCTGTACGTCTTCGCTTGCACGGGAACGATGCCTGGGGAGTTCGACGAGTCCGCACTCGCCGATGACGCGGATCCCTCGTGA
- a CDS encoding metallophosphoesterase family protein, with amino-acid sequence MHVGIIADTHDNVPAIERATEIFAEEGVEIVVHCGDFVAPLVPPYFSEFELHGVLGNNDGDAANLQSAFDALGGESELHGRFASLEFDGLSMAVLHGESLEEVRAVAEGERYDYVCYGHHHAREHSEEGRTTVLNPGAHFPPTPDDDRTVAIVDTRSESVRFRSVLE; translated from the coding sequence ATGCACGTTGGGATCATCGCGGACACGCACGACAACGTTCCGGCGATCGAACGCGCGACGGAGATCTTCGCAGAGGAAGGCGTCGAAATCGTGGTCCACTGCGGCGACTTCGTCGCCCCGCTCGTTCCGCCGTACTTCTCGGAGTTCGAACTCCACGGCGTCCTCGGGAACAACGACGGCGACGCCGCCAATCTGCAGTCGGCGTTCGACGCTTTAGGCGGCGAGAGCGAACTCCACGGCCGGTTCGCGTCCCTCGAGTTCGATGGGCTCTCGATGGCCGTGCTTCACGGCGAGTCGCTCGAGGAGGTTCGCGCCGTCGCCGAGGGCGAGCGCTACGACTACGTCTGTTACGGCCACCACCACGCTCGAGAACACTCGGAGGAAGGCCGAACCACGGTACTCAACCCCGGCGCGCACTTTCCGCCGACGCCCGACGACGACCGGACGGTCGCAATCGTGGACACGCGCTCGGAGTCGGTTCGGTTCCGGTCGGTGCTCGAGTAG
- a CDS encoding thiamine pyrophosphate-dependent dehydrogenase E1 component subunit alpha, with product MVAVSKLQTMYTDMVTARYYEERLQEEYLEGKQPAFDISAGPIPGELHLAAGHEASAAGVCQHLRDDDTVTAPHRPHHIAIAKGVDLNRMTAEIFGRETGLSEGKGGHMHLFDPEVNFACSGIIAQGCPPAVGAGLAAKKRNEDSVAVAFLGEGAVSQGGFLESLNLAAVQNLPVVFVIEDNDWAISMPKDRVTDLEDASQRAGGFDMPGMRVDSDDATAVYDAAKEAVGRARDGNGPTLLEVQVHRRMGHFMGDPESYRPDEDAEAAKQRDSIERLASELRAAGVEDDALEELRENARDRVDDAIEWAKEQPLPDPEDAYSDVFVGSESGVTTTEPTHELAGETRAGGED from the coding sequence ATGGTGGCAGTTAGCAAATTACAGACCATGTACACCGACATGGTCACGGCCCGGTACTACGAGGAGCGCCTTCAGGAGGAGTATCTGGAGGGAAAACAGCCGGCGTTTGACATCTCCGCCGGACCGATTCCCGGAGAGCTACACCTCGCGGCGGGCCACGAGGCCTCCGCGGCGGGCGTCTGTCAACACCTGCGGGACGACGACACGGTTACGGCACCCCACCGGCCTCACCACATCGCCATCGCCAAAGGGGTCGATCTGAACCGGATGACCGCGGAGATCTTCGGCCGGGAGACGGGACTCAGCGAGGGAAAAGGCGGGCACATGCACCTGTTCGATCCCGAGGTCAACTTCGCGTGCAGCGGCATCATCGCACAGGGCTGTCCGCCCGCCGTGGGGGCCGGACTCGCCGCGAAAAAGCGCAACGAGGACAGCGTCGCGGTCGCGTTCCTCGGCGAGGGCGCGGTGAGTCAGGGCGGTTTCCTCGAGTCGCTGAACCTCGCTGCGGTCCAGAACTTGCCGGTCGTCTTCGTCATCGAGGACAACGACTGGGCGATCAGCATGCCCAAGGATCGCGTGACGGATCTCGAGGACGCCTCCCAACGTGCGGGCGGGTTCGACATGCCGGGGATGCGCGTCGACTCCGACGACGCGACCGCCGTCTACGACGCCGCCAAGGAGGCGGTCGGGCGCGCTCGAGACGGGAACGGGCCGACGCTGCTCGAGGTGCAGGTCCACCGGCGGATGGGCCACTTCATGGGCGACCCGGAGAGCTATCGACCGGACGAGGACGCGGAGGCCGCGAAACAGCGAGATTCGATCGAACGCCTCGCTTCGGAGCTTCGCGCGGCGGGCGTCGAGGACGATGCTCTCGAGGAACTTCGCGAGAACGCACGCGACCGGGTCGACGACGCGATCGAGTGGGCCAAAGAACAACCCCTGCCCGATCCAGAAGACGCATACAGCGATGTCTTCGTCGGGTCGGAATCCGGTGTGACGACGACTGAACCGACACACGAACTCGCCGGCGAGACTCGAGCGGGAGGTGAGGACTGA
- a CDS encoding HAD family hydrolase has protein sequence MTAVLFDMDGVIIDSEDYWVEREREHILPMTVPDETVPVAEISGMNYRETYEYLESNYETAISRERFVEVFAETAREIYSEHVSLLPGFHDHLEKLHDRDVTVALVTSSPHDWIEIVFDRFDLEGRFDEIVSGEDIEGPGKPHPYIFEEAATKVNREPGDCVAVEDSENGVRSAARAGTHTVAYRIDAHTGLDLSPADSIVETPRELRETVLEQVE, from the coding sequence ATGACTGCAGTGCTCTTCGACATGGACGGCGTGATCATCGATTCTGAGGACTACTGGGTCGAGCGCGAACGCGAACACATTTTGCCGATGACCGTACCCGACGAGACCGTCCCCGTCGCCGAGATATCGGGAATGAACTACCGGGAGACCTACGAGTATCTCGAGTCGAACTACGAGACGGCGATTTCGCGCGAACGCTTCGTCGAGGTCTTCGCCGAGACGGCCCGCGAGATATACAGCGAGCACGTCTCGCTGCTGCCGGGCTTTCACGATCACCTCGAGAAACTACACGACCGGGACGTCACCGTCGCGCTGGTCACCTCCTCGCCCCACGACTGGATCGAAATCGTCTTCGATCGCTTCGATCTCGAGGGCCGGTTCGACGAGATCGTCAGCGGCGAAGATATCGAGGGACCGGGCAAACCCCACCCCTACATCTTCGAGGAGGCGGCGACGAAAGTCAACCGCGAGCCCGGCGACTGCGTCGCCGTCGAGGACTCCGAGAACGGCGTTCGATCGGCGGCTCGAGCCGGAACGCACACCGTCGCTTACCGGATCGACGCCCACACGGGGCTCGACCTCTCGCCTGCAGATTCGATCGTCGAAACGCCCCGTGAGCTTCGAGAGACGGTACTCGAGCAAGTCGAGTAA
- a CDS encoding tryptophan--tRNA ligase, which translates to MTNPTDPTDDRTDSRLSETAADDFTVTPYAVEGDIDYEKLTERFGADPLTDEQIARFPDHPLVRRRTFYAARDVDRYLEAAESGAPHSIVTGRGPSGPMHLGHVLPLYLAKRFQRETGATVYIPLSDDEKFLAKDQSFADIGERTRDNLRDVLAVGFDPDRTRIVVDTADADVIYPIAVRLAKHLTPATVEGVYGEQETVGLQFYPAVQATHLLLPQLVAGRQPTLVPIAVDQDPHVRVCRDVAAKEALPVDKPGALLGRFLPSLEGPGKMSSSGDAPSIELTDDPDTVAETIRTHAYTGGQPTLEQHRERGGDPSVDVPFQYLRFFFEPDDDELERLAADYRAGDLLSGELKAIAIDRITDFLADHQRRRSELGSLADELEPYELSANERARALESAGVPGL; encoded by the coding sequence ATGACGAATCCGACCGATCCGACCGACGACCGCACCGACTCACGACTATCCGAGACTGCCGCTGACGACTTCACCGTCACGCCCTACGCCGTCGAGGGCGATATCGACTACGAGAAGCTCACAGAGCGATTCGGGGCCGACCCGCTGACCGACGAGCAGATTGCCCGGTTTCCGGACCACCCGCTGGTCCGACGCCGGACGTTTTACGCCGCCCGAGACGTCGACCGGTACCTCGAGGCCGCCGAGTCGGGCGCGCCACACTCGATCGTCACCGGTCGGGGGCCCTCGGGGCCGATGCACCTCGGGCACGTCCTCCCGCTGTATCTCGCGAAGCGCTTCCAGCGGGAAACGGGGGCGACGGTCTATATCCCGCTTTCGGACGACGAGAAATTCCTCGCGAAAGACCAGTCCTTCGCGGACATCGGCGAGCGCACTCGCGATAATCTCAGGGACGTTCTCGCGGTCGGCTTCGATCCCGATCGGACTCGGATCGTCGTCGACACCGCCGACGCCGACGTGATCTATCCGATCGCGGTCCGACTCGCAAAGCACCTCACGCCGGCGACAGTCGAGGGAGTCTACGGCGAGCAAGAGACCGTCGGCCTGCAGTTCTACCCGGCAGTGCAGGCGACGCACCTCCTGTTGCCCCAGCTCGTCGCCGGACGCCAGCCGACGCTCGTGCCGATCGCCGTCGATCAGGATCCCCACGTTCGCGTCTGCCGAGACGTGGCTGCGAAGGAGGCATTACCGGTCGACAAACCGGGCGCGCTACTGGGCCGGTTCCTCCCGAGTCTCGAGGGCCCGGGGAAGATGAGTTCCTCCGGCGACGCGCCATCGATCGAGCTTACCGACGACCCAGATACGGTCGCCGAGACGATCCGCACGCACGCCTACACCGGCGGCCAGCCGACGCTCGAGCAACACCGCGAACGCGGCGGCGATCCGTCGGTCGACGTCCCGTTCCAGTACCTGCGATTCTTCTTCGAGCCCGACGACGACGAACTCGAGCGTCTCGCCGCCGATTACCGCGCGGGCGACCTGCTGAGCGGCGAGTTGAAAGCGATTGCGATCGATCGGATCACCGACTTCCTGGCCGACCACCAGCGCCGGCGTTCCGAACTGGGCTCGCTCGCGGACGAACTCGAGCCCTACGAGCTTTCGGCGAACGAGCGAGCGCGGGCGCTCGAATCGGCCGGGGTTCCGGGACTCTAG
- the rio1 gene encoding serine/threonine-protein kinase Rio1, which produces MDSEYGLIDADAVDTPGDEWEEIDVSDTEADRIARKRDREFEQFEARIKDADQFKVEQSVFDDATFAALYKLVQDGHVEAFGGPLSTGKEANVYHALGGDREVAVKIYRINSSDFRQMRSYLEGDPRFEGLGGKKKDVVLAWVKKEYANLQRAKAAGVNVPDPIATERNVLVMEYIGDEDGRAKRLGEVSIENPETAYEVVREYMRRLYAAGLIHGDLSEYNIVFDEGQLVVIDLGQAVTVHHPNSRTFLERDCQNVANFFSREGFSVTGEELLEFVTDPEPDPSRSS; this is translated from the coding sequence ATGGATTCGGAGTACGGACTGATAGACGCCGATGCGGTCGACACTCCCGGCGACGAGTGGGAGGAGATCGACGTGTCGGACACCGAAGCCGACCGGATCGCTCGCAAGCGCGACCGGGAGTTCGAGCAGTTCGAGGCGCGCATCAAGGACGCCGACCAGTTCAAAGTCGAGCAGTCGGTGTTCGACGACGCGACGTTCGCGGCCCTGTACAAACTCGTCCAGGACGGCCACGTCGAGGCGTTCGGCGGCCCGCTCTCGACCGGCAAGGAGGCGAACGTCTACCACGCGCTGGGAGGCGACCGCGAGGTCGCCGTGAAAATCTATCGGATCAACTCCTCCGACTTCCGGCAGATGCGCTCGTATCTCGAGGGCGACCCGCGCTTCGAGGGGCTCGGCGGGAAGAAGAAGGACGTCGTCCTCGCGTGGGTCAAAAAGGAGTACGCGAACTTACAGCGGGCCAAGGCGGCGGGGGTGAACGTCCCCGATCCGATCGCGACCGAGCGCAACGTCCTCGTGATGGAATACATTGGGGACGAGGACGGACGCGCGAAGCGGCTAGGAGAAGTCTCGATCGAGAACCCCGAGACCGCCTACGAGGTAGTCCGCGAGTACATGCGACGACTCTACGCGGCCGGCCTGATCCACGGCGATCTGAGCGAGTACAACATCGTCTTCGACGAGGGGCAACTCGTCGTCATCGACCTCGGACAGGCGGTCACCGTCCACCACCCCAACAGCCGGACGTTCCTCGAGCGAGACTGTCAGAACGTCGCGAACTTCTTCTCCAGAGAGGGGTTCTCGGTCACCGGCGAGGAACTCCTCGAGTTCGTGACCGACCCCGAGCCCGACCCCTCGCGGAGTTCGTAG
- a CDS encoding succinylglutamate desuccinylase/aspartoacylase family protein: MTRRHALAAGCVAVGGIVAGALSRPSSDDGPVATARRPRGSGEVARRSESLLDGTDHETTLYEIDASEAGPTAMVFGGVHGDERNGIAVAHEMVEWHPDAGTLVVIPETNRVAIENEERDGVGGDLNRQFPLGDDPQTELARGIWDALERYDPDVVCDLHRSLGISGLHHQYVGQMVFYSPGACGPAVAGALNDAMIPWYTPLHRFRASLSDINGPLLFQAANRELGAMSYLLESTSFVLDEAAMIRHTRFGAAKVLEVHGLIESEGGR; this comes from the coding sequence ATGACGCGACGACACGCGCTCGCCGCAGGCTGTGTCGCCGTCGGTGGAATCGTCGCCGGCGCGCTCTCGAGACCGTCCTCCGACGATGGTCCAGTCGCGACGGCGCGACGGCCCCGCGGTTCCGGCGAGGTCGCTCGTCGCTCGGAATCGCTGCTCGATGGGACGGACCACGAGACCACGCTGTACGAGATCGACGCGTCCGAAGCGGGGCCCACGGCGATGGTCTTCGGCGGCGTCCACGGCGACGAGCGAAACGGGATCGCGGTCGCCCACGAGATGGTCGAGTGGCACCCGGATGCGGGTACGCTCGTCGTGATTCCCGAAACGAACCGCGTCGCGATCGAAAACGAGGAACGAGACGGGGTCGGCGGCGACCTGAATCGTCAGTTCCCGCTGGGAGACGACCCCCAGACCGAACTCGCCCGCGGCATCTGGGACGCCCTCGAGCGCTACGACCCCGACGTGGTCTGTGACCTCCACCGGTCGCTTGGCATCTCCGGACTCCACCACCAGTACGTCGGCCAGATGGTGTTTTACTCACCGGGCGCCTGCGGACCGGCGGTCGCGGGCGCGCTCAACGACGCCATGATCCCCTGGTACACGCCGCTGCACAGGTTTCGCGCCAGCCTGAGCGACATCAACGGCCCGCTGCTCTTTCAGGCCGCGAACCGCGAACTCGGGGCGATGAGTTACCTCCTCGAGTCGACCTCGTTCGTCCTCGACGAGGCGGCGATGATCCGCCACACCCGGTTCGGAGCCGCGAAAGTCCTCGAGGTACACGGCCTGATCGAATCGGAGGGGGGCCGATGA
- a CDS encoding ArsR/SmtB family transcription factor — MGRLFSRDSDTTFERSETPQVVCLDDEHADEVLGALQSETAQSAFRALNREPMAAAELADELEVSVQTIGYHLEKLIDANLIEHHETVYSEKGREMVVYGPATEPTMLFFGTSDDRRALESAFREYASVLGLGAVVLAIRAVLSPLEPLFDWL, encoded by the coding sequence ATGGGTCGACTCTTTTCACGAGATTCAGATACGACGTTCGAGCGAAGCGAGACGCCGCAAGTCGTCTGTCTCGACGACGAGCACGCGGACGAGGTCCTCGGAGCCCTCCAGTCTGAGACCGCACAGTCCGCGTTTCGAGCCCTGAACCGCGAACCGATGGCCGCGGCGGAGCTCGCCGACGAACTCGAGGTGTCGGTCCAGACGATCGGCTACCATCTCGAGAAGCTGATCGACGCGAACCTGATCGAACACCATGAGACGGTCTACTCCGAAAAGGGGCGTGAGATGGTCGTCTACGGCCCGGCGACGGAACCGACCATGCTGTTTTTCGGCACGTCGGACGACCGGCGAGCGCTCGAGTCGGCGTTCAGGGAGTACGCCTCGGTGCTCGGACTCGGGGCCGTCGTACTCGCGATTCGAGCGGTGTTATCGCCGTTAGAGCCTCTTTTCGACTGGCTGTAG
- a CDS encoding alpha-ketoacid dehydrogenase subunit beta, whose amino-acid sequence MAGEESAQTVDRKLTMSRAMVEAVADEMRADEEVFYMGEDVADYGGIFDSTQGLLEDFGHDRIMDVPISETAYIGAAVGAAQAGMRPIAELMFADFFGVGMDQIYNQMAKNTYMSGGSVNVPMVLTTAVGGTYNDAAQHSQTLYGTFAHLPGMKVVVPSTAYDAKGLMHNAIRDDDPVVYMFHKRLMGIGWMPAPDGPKTPVPEEEYTIPFGSADVKREGEDVTVVTLGLHVHRALEAADSLVEDGIDAEIVDLRTLVPLDTETVLESVAKTGKLVVVDEDYRSYGVTSEIIARVAEEELASLEAVERLAVPDVPLPYSRPLENEVIPATDDIEETVRSLSS is encoded by the coding sequence ATGGCGGGAGAGGAATCCGCGCAGACGGTCGACCGCAAACTGACGATGAGCCGGGCGATGGTCGAGGCCGTCGCCGACGAGATGCGCGCCGACGAGGAGGTGTTCTACATGGGCGAGGACGTGGCCGACTATGGCGGCATCTTCGACAGCACGCAGGGGCTGCTCGAGGATTTCGGCCACGATCGTATCATGGACGTTCCGATCAGCGAGACGGCATACATCGGTGCCGCGGTGGGGGCCGCTCAGGCGGGGATGCGGCCGATCGCGGAGCTCATGTTCGCCGATTTCTTCGGCGTCGGAATGGACCAGATCTACAACCAGATGGCCAAGAACACCTACATGAGCGGCGGGAGCGTCAACGTTCCGATGGTGCTGACGACGGCCGTCGGCGGGACGTACAACGACGCCGCCCAGCACTCCCAAACCCTCTACGGCACCTTCGCGCACCTGCCGGGAATGAAAGTCGTCGTGCCCTCGACGGCCTACGACGCGAAGGGACTGATGCACAACGCCATCCGGGACGACGATCCGGTCGTCTACATGTTCCACAAGCGGCTCATGGGAATCGGCTGGATGCCGGCCCCGGACGGCCCCAAGACGCCCGTTCCCGAGGAGGAGTACACCATTCCGTTCGGGAGTGCAGACGTCAAGCGCGAGGGCGAGGACGTCACCGTCGTCACCCTCGGCCTGCACGTCCATCGGGCGCTCGAGGCCGCCGACTCCCTCGTCGAGGACGGCATCGACGCCGAGATCGTCGATCTGCGGACGCTCGTTCCCCTCGACACGGAGACGGTGCTCGAGTCGGTCGCGAAGACCGGTAAACTGGTCGTCGTCGACGAGGACTATCGCTCCTACGGCGTCACGAGCGAGATTATCGCCCGCGTCGCGGAGGAAGAGCTGGCGTCGCTCGAGGCGGTCGAACGCCTCGCGGTGCCCGACGTGCCGCTTCCGTACTCGAGACCGCTCGAGAACGAAGTGATTCCGGCGACGGACGATATCGAAGAGACCGTTCGCTCGCTCAGTTCCTGA